In the Melanotaenia boesemani isolate fMelBoe1 chromosome 14, fMelBoe1.pri, whole genome shotgun sequence genome, CTAGGAACCCAGAGCTGGGGTCACTGGTCCCTCCTAGGTTAGAGTGGGTTCAGGAATTAAAAAGCCCTCTGAAGTGGTCTCACAAGCATTTTGGGCTCTTAGTTTGTGGTTAATGGTGGCTGTTATGCTCAGACCTGGTCCCGGTCTTGGTCCTGGCTCTGATTCTGATCGCTTTGGTCTCTAACTGTTCTTCATGTTGCTGGTCCAGACTCGGTGTTGGAGTCTGGGAGGACCGGGCGGTTCTGGCTCGTCTGAAGCAGAAGCTGCAAACAGAAGATGGACGGCTGATCCTCCGGATCGAACAGGAAGAGTGGAAGGTACCGTCCCTGGCTTACCTGATCCAGTTGTCTGATCCAGGTCAGACTTCCAGGTCTGACGATCCTGATGTCTGATCTGGGTCAGACTCCTGGGTCTGATGTATATAGGTCCAGGTATCAGATTCAGGTCCGATCTAGGTCTAATCTGGGTCATATTTCAGGACCACTAACTGACATGTTTTTCCTTAGACTTTGCCTGGATGTTTGATCCAGCTCAGTCAGGTCCATGAATGGCAGATCCACCGGACCGGACTAATGAAGATCCCTCATTTCATCTCCAGCTTCCAGAACCTTCTGGTTCTTGATCTGACCCGGAACGCAATCTCAGAGATCCCAAAACAGATCGGTGAGCACACCCAGTTTTCAGTTCTTCGTACTCTCTTTCAGATCTGTAAAGTGGTTTTATGTGAACTGGTTTCAGCTCACAGCATTTAGTcccagtgtgtttttgtgtcctggttctggtctcaGGGAAGCTGACCCGGCTCAGAGAACTGCTGCTGAGCTACAACAGGATCCAGTTTGTTCCTGAAGAACTGAGTGGATGTGAGAGTCTGGAGAAGCTGGAGCTGGCCATGAACCGGGACCTGAATGAGCTTCCAGTCCAGGTATCAACTCAGACCCTCTTGTGGCAGCACCTCAGAAAGATTCTAAACCAGGTGTAAACTCAAAAACCAGACTTGAACCAGATTCAGGTGCAAAACAGTACAAAGCAGGTTCTGCATCAGACCCTGGTATAATTTAACCAAAACCAAGTTTTGACCAGTTCCAACCACAGAAACCAGGACCAAACCCaagaaccagacctgaacttAATTCTAAATGAGGTCCCAAACCCAAGCAAGATTTTAGCTTCTAGACCAGGTTCCAAACAGAAACCTGAACCAGGAGTACCCAGGACAGCTTCTAGACCAGCTGAGTAACATGATAAGCAGGTCTATGTGTGGTCCAGCTAGTCTGAggtctggtgtgtttctgtatcCAGCTGAGGAACCTGTCCAGACTTCAGCACCTGGATCTGTCCATGAACGACTTCAGCGTCCTTCCGGACTGTGTGGTTGCGCTGCCGGCGCTCGAGTGGCTTGATATAGGAGGAAACCGTCTGGAGCGCTTACCTGAGGACATCCACAGGTAGGACATGAAAGACAATAAGCCCCACCCCTTTCTGCAGGAGCCAGTGAACAGGAAGCTGTGTCTGTCCTCAGGATGGACAAGCTGCACACACTATGGCTGCAACGGAACAAGCTGGAGAAGCTTCCAGAAAACATCAGCATGATGAAGAATCTGGACACCCTGGTTCTCAGCAAGAACAAGCTGAGAGACATCCCACCACTGATGGAGGGCATGTCCAACCTCAGGTCAGTCTGTCCAACCTCAGTCTATTCGACCTCACTGTCCAACCTCAATCTTTACGACCTCAGGTCAGATGGTCCAAACTCAATCTGTCCAACCTCAGTCATGTCtcgtctctttttttctgtctcaggTTTGTGAATTTTCGGGACAATCCTCTGACTCTGGACGTGACTCTCCTTCCGAGGAAGACGCCGGCTGACGACGGTGAGGACGAAGACGACAGGGAGATGTTTGGCCGAGAGTTCATGCAGATGTACATCCAGGAGGCCCGGAAGAGAGCATATGCTGTCCTCAATATGCACTGCGTCAACCGTTAGTACCGGAACTGTTCTGGTTTAGACCTGGTTTCTGGACTTGTGGACACTAACACAGCCTGGTTGTAGTTGTTTGGACCCTACCTCTAACATGTCTGGATTAACAATGTTTTCTTCTAACTTAAACATGAGGATTCTCCCTGTTCTGGTCCTGACCCAGTTCTGTTCTGAATGTTTCAGAGACCAGCGAAGACTCGTCAAAGTAAAATTAGACAACATCCCCCGTTCTTCTTTTGGGCTCTCCGGGTCAGAACCAAGACCCCGTTTGGATCAGCTTTATATACATGAActtaaaaactgaacatttctgacatcattatcatcatctttattgttataatcatctttatcatcatcatcgtcgtcgTCATCAAACGGATGAGTTGATGATAACTGGAcatgaaaatgatgatgaagcagcagGACGTTCTCCAGAGTCACGTGGCAGGgcatgaggatgatgatgatgaaggtacTGCAGTCAGCAGGACGTTCTCCAGGGTCACGTCCAGGGTCACGTAGTGGCTCAATCTGCTGGCGAACCCTCTGGTCTTCAGGAAGTCGCATCGGCCGGCATCAATCAGCAGCTTACAGAGTCGACCAATCCGCTGCCGCTCGGCTGGAGACAAGAACCTggggacggacagatggacagatggacacaTCCCACATCGGCCAACAGGTTGGATCAATCAACTGGTAGAACATCTGAAATTTTTACCGGTTCACAGCATCCGTTGCTTCCATGGGTTCGTGCTCCTCGTCATCTTCTCTCTGATTGGTCGGATCCTGCGACGGTCGGTCCTGATTGGTCGCTCTGAGCCCGCATGTGGCCCAGCTGGACATGCGACAGAAGGCGGAGAACTCCACCGGTCCGAGTCCTCGCTGCAGGAAAAACTGCTGACCAACGTAGTGGCGCCACTCACAGCGATGGTGGCAGCACAGCGCCACTGCCAGGCCCAGAACCAAACCAGAACTAGGACCAGGATGTAGAGCTAGTGGTTCCGGATCAGtacctggtcctggttctgattgtTTGAAGCGTTTTGTGGGTGGTTCTGTCTCAGGTCCAGATCTTCCCAATAAGCAGCGCAGAGCTAGATCTGAGGACAGAACAGAACCAGGTCAGAACAGCTCTGTCTAGACTGGACTGGACAGCCAATCAGAACTGAAGCTCTGGACTTACCTGTTGCTGCTCCACACAGGTGTTTCCCAACTCCGACCACTGGAAGGTTGTGATTGTGCTGTGGACGGGCTTTACCTGGAACCAGAGTCTGATCAGCAGACTGAAACCCTCACACAGACCAGAACTGATGTTTGGTTCTTACTCAGGTCCAGGTGCTGGATGTCCACCTGTAGCCTCTCAAACCGGACCACACCACCCTGATGTTTCCCATCCACCTGCAACAGAACACCTGGAGTCAACCTGCGGGTCCATTCAGGTTCTGATGTTTGGTGGGTTGTGGGTTTGAGAACGGTTCATTTTTCAGGTCCATTTCCTAATGTAGGTAAACGGGGAGGTCTGTTCCAAACCTGCCGTCCCGGATGTCGAGGTTGTTAGCCGGCacatccaccagggggcagcgcagagttcagagttcgcCTCTCACATCAGTCAGATGATGGACATCTCTACATAGACTCTGCATGGACTGCCTCAGCCTGTTGCTAGGATACGTCAACGCGACCACCATCTTGGTCTTGGCAAAAAGCTCATTGGATGAACACCAGTAAACGGTTGTTTAGTTTAAACTGGATGAAATAATAAACTTTATGTTTGAGTTAAGATGAAAGAGTCTGAAACTGTAATGATTGTTAACCACTGACAGATTATCAATAGATTGTTTATTGGGATTAAAGTTAGTTAAGTTCGTAATGGTGGGAAGTTCAAGGTGAGACCAGGTGTTTGTCAGGAGTCGCTGTGGTGATTTTTACCTGTGTACCGCACGAGATACAACTTATATACAATATGTGTACTTGCTCTGGTTTAAAAGGTGTCCCTCCATGAAGGAGTAAAGCCTAATTAGTTGTACATTAGTTAGTCCATGAGTACATGTGTTCCATcataatgtaattaaataaaaaagctgaattttacagtattttcaaACATGAAAACTAACATTCAGAAACCTCTTATCAAAGCTTGTTAAAGGAACTCCGGCTAGTAGCGATCATCAACCTGGTTGGATAAACATTTGCTTCAGCTGTAAAAACATGATATAATGAACATGTTTGCGTTCCGTACGTTCTGGGTAATGGCGTATAAGGTTGTCGTGGTCTCTGCGCTGTATAGCAGTCTTCGAAGTCCTTCTCAGACTGAGAAACAAGACTGATGGTCCCCTCTGATTTTCCCAGCTGCataaatatgatccgtagttTTCTGGGAACAGACATCTGCTGATGGTCCACGGTTGGGTTGGATGTTTAGAGGCTGACAGCAGGACTTCCAGCGTCTCTAATGGTTCTTTCCGGGTTTTTGGTCGCCAGCCTGGACTGCAGTCCGGGATCTTGCTGTTGTTCTGTTGCTGGTTTCAGTCTTCGTTTACCCGCCAGCCCTGTTAGCCCTGTTAGTTCCGTTAGCCCTGTTAGCTCCGTTAGCCCTGTTAGTTCCGTTAGCCCCGTTAGCCCTGTTAGCTCCGTTAGCCCTGTTAGTTCCGTTAGCCCCGTTAGCTCCGTTAGCCCTGTTAGTTCCGTTAGCCCCGTTAGCCCTGTTAGCTCCGTTAGCCCTGTTAGTTCCGTTAGCTCTGTTAGCTCCGTTAGCCCTATTAGTTCTGTTAGCCCTGTTAGTTCCGTTAGCCCTGTTAGTTCCGTTAGCCCCGTTAGCTCTGTTAGCTCCGTTAGCCCTGTTAGCCCCGTTAACTCTATTAGCTCCGTTAGCCCTGTTAGCTCCGTTAGCTCTATTAGCTCCGTTAGCCCCGTTAGCTCGGTTAGCCCTGTTAGCTCTGTTAGCTCCGTTAGCATCTGTGATCAATAACTCAGAGGAGAAGTGTGGAGAACATGAACGTGGGTCTTTGGGAAGTTGTGCTCTGTCCACGGACTTCATCCCCTTCGGCTTTCCTCTCCTTATCGCTCGGAAAACAGCGAAACCTCACGTTGCTGAAACCAGGAGCAGCTCAGTGCAGCATTGTTCATGCGGATCCacgtttaaaaagaaaaacttgccaaCATCAAGTCGCATTTGCCTTCGCCTCCAAGTGTTCTAGGTTTCAGTCTAGAGCGCACCCCTTACATGGCATCTCCCAGAATGCATTGCGCAAGTAAAATAATGGTGACCTCCATCTTCAGACGTAGTAAATACATAcgatttttaaagaaataagaatTTTCCACGTGTcagaaactatttattttagtagAACAAGGCAGTAACTATGTTAAGGCCACAACGTGCTAATAGCCGGGGTTCATTCTAAGAAtgtgagcatgcccacacctgcttggcgctTCTTACTGGAAGCAGCAGAATCCATCAGAGTCCAACCCTTCTCCAGGAAactggttccagagcccaagccaggCACCCAGGTGCACCTAattatatctagctggaactgTTCAACCTCgagcaccagctcaggctcctttccCATCAGAGAGGTGATGTTCCACGTCCAaggagctagcttctgcagccgaggatcagaccaccagggtccccgccttcgGCCCCCGCCTAACTcgacccgacccctatggcccctcctgcaagTGATAAGCCCATGGGAAGGAGGTGGGTCACGTCACATTTTCTTGCTTAACTCGACCCAAGCCACATGGGCGTAGGCCCAGCCAGCAGCCCCACCGCCAGGCCTAGCTGCAGAGGGGGTCCCTGGTGAACCGCGTCCAGGTAAGGGAAACTATGAACCACTGTGGTTTCCTTCATAGGGTCTGATGGACCTACTGGTCCCTCACCTAGAAACCTTTTTGCCATGGGTGAAGCTACCAGCGGCATTAAAACTCCAACATAGCTACGAGGATCACTGAGGGACATAAAGTCCTCCACCtcggtggcggctcagggaggggtCTTctgagaccaagattatacacACAGTCCTCGTAGTTGTgaagatttttatatttatttcggTTTGTCGTTTCggacaggagacagaaaaaaattaaacctcaTCAAGAGGACGTTGCAGCGTTGGACCTGTGGAGAATATGGACTTAGTGGTTCTACGTTCTAAAATGTT is a window encoding:
- the lrrc39 gene encoding leucine-rich repeat-containing protein 39 isoform X2, whose translation is MVGVVACGSVSSIKALWETRIRRGKEEEEQKRRTSRGGTTGRLGVGVWEDRAVLARLKQKLQTEDGRLILRIEQEEWKTLPGCLIQLSQVHEWQIHRTGLMKIPHFISSFQNLLVLDLTRNAISEIPKQIGKLTRLRELLLSYNRIQFVPEELSGCESLEKLELAMNRDLNELPVQLRNLSRLQHLDLSMNDFSVLPDCVVALPALEWLDIGGNRLERLPEDIHRMDKLHTLWLQRNKLEKLPENISMMKNLDTLVLSKNKLRDIPPLMEGMSNLRFVNFRDNPLTLDVTLLPRKTPADDGEDEDDREMFGREFMQMYIQEARKRAYAVLNMHCVNQTSEDSSK
- the trmt13 gene encoding tRNA:m(4)X modification enzyme TRM13 homolog, which produces MKRVRLDYRWYFLPLWEHVNASCLRVSNMAAPLPGRCAFFVEKKNRFCKMIVGKGKRFCGEHATMESSSTRIVCPLDPKHTVAEDRLDQHLKKCNSREKPKPVYYAENINAGDDEDEPKPQVSLSEVSRLELESLVDKLKTATEELHCDVEDRVLSHPVLQDELRNPKNGDSAHKHLKQQSSILGHLEELDLLRRGRCFVEFGAGRGKLSHWIYEALKTCRDQEFCEDLQLLLVERCSTRFKVDGKHQGGVVRFERLQVDIQHLDLSKARPQHNHNLPVVGVGKHLCGAATDLALRCLLGRSGPETEPPTKRFKQSEPGPGTDPEPLALHPGPSSGLVLGLAVALCCHHRCEWRHYVGQQFFLQRGLGPVEFSAFCRMSSWATCGLRATNQDRPSQDPTNQREDDEEHEPMEATDAVNRFLSPAERQRIGRLCKLLIDAGRCDFLKTRGFASRLSHYVTLDVTLENVLLTAVPSSSSSSCPAT